The following nucleotide sequence is from Anaerohalosphaeraceae bacterium.
GCCGGCGTTTATCAATTTGCCCAGGTCCCCGTATCCACCTGGCATACCGGTGATGTCTTCGCCCGGGCCTATGTTCGCTGGCTTGAGATTCAGCGGTCGCTGGCCTTTCTGCTGGAACTGCTGGACAATTGTCCCGGCGGTCCCATTCGGGCCGATTGGGACGGCCCCGCCGCCAACCGCTTCTGTGTGAGTCTGACGGAAGGGTGGCGGGGAGAAATTTGCCATGCCGCCGCGACAGACGCCCAGGGACGCCTGGCCTTTTACAAAATCACAGACCCGTCTTTCCATAACTGGACGGGGCTGGCGATGGCCCTTCGCGGCCAGCAGATTTCCGATTTTCCGCTGTGCAACAAAAGTTTCAACCTGTCCTACTGCGGACATGACTTATAAGAGGATAAACGGATGATTCGTGCACTTCTGGCCCGCATTCAGCAGAAACACCGAACCGTCGGGTTCCCGAAAACCGAACCGACCCTGCCGCCGGATTTTCTCGGTCGTCCGGAGCTTTTCCCTCAGCGATGTTCCGCCGACTGCCGGCGCTGTATTGAGGTCTGCCCCACCAGTGCCGTTCAGAAAAAGGACGCTGTAACGCTGGACATGGGCCGATGCCTCTTCTGCGGACAATGTGCCCGGGAATGTCCTTCCGGAGCAATACGGTTCTCGCGGGATTATCGGCTGGCGGCTTCGGCGAAAGCTGACCTGCTTTTAAAGGGAGAAGAATACAAACGAGCCGCAACATTGGGAAAAGAGCTGAAACGGCTCTTCGGCCGCTCCCTGAAACTCCGGCAGGTTTCCGCAGGCGGCTGCAACGCCTGCGAGGCCGACACAAACGTGCTGACAACCGTCGTTTTCGACTTGAGCCGCTTCGGCATTCAGTTTGTGGCCTCGCCGCGGCATGCAGACGGCCTGCTGATAACAGGCCCGGTGCCCGAAAATATGAAGCTGGCCCTCGAGAAAACCTACCAGGCCGTCCCAGCTCCAAAACTTGTGATTGCCGTCGGCTCCTGCGCGATTTCCGGCGGTCCCTTTGCCGGACATCCCGAAGTGCATAACGGTGCTGACGGGATTGTCCCCGTGGATTTGTATATCCCCGGCTGCCCCCCTCATCCGATTACGATTCTGGACGGTCTGCTTCGGCTGCTGGGCCGGATTGATTAATCCGCTCGGCTGGTAAAGGAAGCACTGCCGGACGTCAGACCGGAGGCGGAAGCCGTCACGATAATCAGGCCCGGCGTTTCGAGAACCCGAATCAGACCGGTCGCAATCCCCGCCTCTGCTCTGACTGAAGCCGGGGAAACCAATTCCGCCGGACCCGAGACAGACAGCGTAACTGTGGTATTCGACGCCGTCGGAACCAGTGTACCATTGGCATCCAGAATGGAAACATAGACAAATACCAGCTCCGAACCATTGGCCGGCACATCTGTCGTATCAAAGGCCGGCGACAAAGACCGGGCCGTGCCGGGGGTTCGGACCTGATGCTGGGCGACTACCTGTCCATCGATGAGCCCCTCGGCTCGCAGGACGCCCGAAGTCCACGTCAGTCCGCTGAACGTAAACGGCGGATGCGGCAGATTCGTCCCCGTGTCCGGAGAACGTTCCTCAATCAGCACATCATTCAAATACAGCCGCACCCGCTGACAATTGCTGTACACTGTCACCGTCGTCGGCGAAGCAGACCGCCAGTAATTGGCGATAAAGACCATCGGCCCGCCCTCAACCCCCTCGATTTGCACATCCGGGTCCCGCTGGCTCTTCCAGAAATAATATGAAAATTTCGGCAGCCGATAGATATCCAGTACGCCGGACGGATACGGACCGTAATCGATGCCCGCCCACAGTCCGTCGCCGCACAGATAGATCATCCCGAGATTCTGTCCGTAGCTGTCCATATGATTAGCGACCTGCGCCAGCATCGCGGTTTCGCCGTAGGCATATTTGTCGCCTACAGAACCTCTTCGCACATCGCTGGCACAGCCGTCGCCGCCGTATTCCCAGTGGCCGTATTCGCTGATGACCAAGGGTTTGGAACCGCTGTAGGTCCGTGCACCAGCCGTTGGAGTGGCAATAAAAATGTCGTAAATCCAGTCATACAGCCAGCCGCTGATATACGCTCCCGGATACTCCGCCCGTCCGATATTGACAGCCGTCGAAGCAAACGTCGTATTAAAGTTCGTTTCGTTCAGCGACAGCTCCCAGGCAATCACCGAAGGCCGATTGCGGTCCCGTCGAATCATATCCCGCATCATCTGATAGGAATGATTGCGGAACGTCGTGCCCCCGATGTACTGGAAGCCCGGAACGGCATTCATCACCAGAATCCCCAGTTCATCGCAGGCGTCCATAAACGCCGGGTCCTGCGGATAATGCGCCGTGCGGACATAGTCAAACCCTGCTTCCTTAAGCTTGAGGGCATCCCGCCGCTGTCCGACATTGCCCATCGCATAGCCGACAAACGGATAATCCTGCAGCCGGTTGGCCCCCCGGAACTTGAACGGCTGGCCGTTAATTCGAAATCCGTCGGCCTTGCTGAAGGAAATGCTGCGGATGCCGATTCGCGTCTTCTGCCAGTCCGCCGGTCGCTCTCCGTCGAACACTTCCGTATAAAGCGTATAGAGATACGGATTGTGCGGATGCCACAAATTCGGCTGCTGGACGGTCATTGTCTGTGTAAAGGTAAAGGCGGCACCGGCGGCAATGGTTTGAGAAGAAAAGGCCTGGGCAACAATCCGCTGCTGCCTGTCTGCAAGATACGTTCGAACCGTGCAGCTGCGGGCGGTTCCGTAGTCATTTTTCACCTGGGTTTTGACCTGCACCTGTGCCGAGGAGCTGCTCACCGACGGATACGTCACAAAAATCCCGCCGCCGGCGGGCGTATTGGCGTACACGGCATCCGTCACGTAAAGCTTGTCCATAGAATGCAGCCACACATCCCGATACAGCCCGCCCCAGTTAAACCAGTCGGCATTGCCGATCGGCACATCCGGATTGTCCGTATTGTCCACTTTGACGGCGATGACATTCTCCCCGCCGTAAATCAGATACCCGCTCAGGTCATACAGAAACGGCAGATACCCTCCGTAATGCGTGGCCAGTTTTGTGCCGTTAATCCAGACGTCTGTAACGGTATTGGCCCCTTCAAATTCAAGAAAGACCTTGCCGTCCGCCGCCGCAGAGTCTATCCAAAACCGCTTTCGATACCAGCTGACCCCCTCATAACTGTAGTTCGGCCAGGTCGGACGCAGCGGGTCCGGACCCGTCTGGCCGCTGATGGGCGGATTGTGCGGCAGACGCACGGATACCCAGCCGCTGTCATCATAGGAGGGGGCAGAAGCCGCATCGCCCGTGACGGCTCCCTTGTAAAACTTCCAGCCGAGATTGAAGGACACTTTCTGCCGTCGGGTTGAGATGGGAACATAGTAAACATCGGCCGGGTCATCCAGCCATTGAAAGGCAAAGACCGCCAAATCCCCCATCCCCACCTGACCATCGCGGTCTAAATCAAACCGGGCGTCAAACTCCGCCTGTCCGCTTGCCGTCTGCCAGACACAGGCCATCCGGCCGAGGTCGGCAATGCTGATTCTCCCATCTCCGTCAAAATCCGCCGTCAGCGGCCCGGCACAAACTTCACTCAGCAGCCAAGCGGCCAGCAGAATCATCCACCCTGTCTGTCTTTTCATCGGCACACCCCCAAATGAAAAATTCGAAATTCTAAATCCGAAATCCGAAACTAAAAACAACAAAGAATTATTGTTCCTTTCGGGAAGAATGGACAAGAAAAATCCGTTCAATTTCGAGGGCATGCGGCTCGTTAGCGGCCTCCGGAAACAGCCGGGCCCCGAAGGAGACCTGCACGGCCTCCAGCCGGCTCCAGTCGACCGGCCCGCCGCCGCTTCGGTCCGGCTGGTCCCAATAATCCAGCCCTACCGTCGGATAAGGACGCGGCAGCCAGCTGGCCGTCGTCGGCTCCAGCCGGCTCAAGGGGATTTCGTGCTCTTTCCAGTCTCCGGTCAGCGGAATCCGCACCCCCCGCACCCAGCCGTCCCGCCCGATGAAAAGCAGTTCCATCTGCCGCGTCCTGGGCTGGGCCGCCCGGGCCCGCACACGAATGGCATCCAGCCGCCTTAAATCTTCCCGTCGAGGTTCTATTCTCTCATCCAACATCAGACGAAACGACACATCCTGCGGCGCCGGACGAAACGTCGGCACATCGACCCGCAGCGCTGCGTCCTCCGCCGTCATCCCGCGAGTCAAGCGCCGTGCAAAAGAAACCCGATGCTCTGAATTGGGGAAAATCAGTCGCTCGCCGTCCGCCGACGCCTCAAACAGGACAAACTCTGAATCCGCCGCAACCACCGGCACGCGCCAAAGAAGCGGCGAAGGCCGTACGGCAATCTCCTCCATTTCAAATCCGTGAGCCTGCCCTTCGGACTTCGGAAACAGCCACGCCCCGAAAGTCAGACGAACCGTTTTCAGATTTGCAATACAGACATCTTTCAGCAGAATCTCTGTGCGCCCTTTTCGTGCGTCCAGCCGCAGCAGATGCTTGTCCTGCATCCCGTAGCGGTCAATCAGCATAAGCTCCAGCCTGTCAGTCTGTTCGTTAAGCGGCCGTCCCTGGAAAATCAAAACGGCATCTTCATAGGTTTCCTTCTCAAAAACGTCGGGACCTGCAGACGGGGACGGACTGTTCAGGGCCAGGTCGATGCTGACGGCTCCGTTGGAATCAAATCCGGCCGTCTGCACACGAAGCCGGCGCCGTCCGCCTTCGTCCGCCAGCGAAACAGATGCCTGACGGGCGGACCACTG
It contains:
- the nuoB gene encoding NADH-quinone oxidoreductase subunit NuoB, with the translated sequence MIRALLARIQQKHRTVGFPKTEPTLPPDFLGRPELFPQRCSADCRRCIEVCPTSAVQKKDAVTLDMGRCLFCGQCARECPSGAIRFSRDYRLAASAKADLLLKGEEYKRAATLGKELKRLFGRSLKLRQVSAGGCNACEADTNVLTTVVFDLSRFGIQFVASPRHADGLLITGPVPENMKLALEKTYQAVPAPKLVIAVGSCAISGGPFAGHPEVHNGADGIVPVDLYIPGCPPHPITILDGLLRLLGRID
- a CDS encoding glycoside hydrolase family 2 TIM barrel-domain containing protein; protein product: MKRQTGWMILLAAWLLSEVCAGPLTADFDGDGRISIADLGRMACVWQTASGQAEFDARFDLDRDGQVGMGDLAVFAFQWLDDPADVYYVPISTRRQKVSFNLGWKFYKGAVTGDAASAPSYDDSGWVSVRLPHNPPISGQTGPDPLRPTWPNYSYEGVSWYRKRFWIDSAAADGKVFLEFEGANTVTDVWINGTKLATHYGGYLPFLYDLSGYLIYGGENVIAVKVDNTDNPDVPIGNADWFNWGGLYRDVWLHSMDKLYVTDAVYANTPAGGGIFVTYPSVSSSSAQVQVKTQVKNDYGTARSCTVRTYLADRQQRIVAQAFSSQTIAAGAAFTFTQTMTVQQPNLWHPHNPYLYTLYTEVFDGERPADWQKTRIGIRSISFSKADGFRINGQPFKFRGANRLQDYPFVGYAMGNVGQRRDALKLKEAGFDYVRTAHYPQDPAFMDACDELGILVMNAVPGFQYIGGTTFRNHSYQMMRDMIRRDRNRPSVIAWELSLNETNFNTTFASTAVNIGRAEYPGAYISGWLYDWIYDIFIATPTAGARTYSGSKPLVISEYGHWEYGGDGCASDVRRGSVGDKYAYGETAMLAQVANHMDSYGQNLGMIYLCGDGLWAGIDYGPYPSGVLDIYRLPKFSYYFWKSQRDPDVQIEGVEGGPMVFIANYWRSASPTTVTVYSNCQRVRLYLNDVLIEERSPDTGTNLPHPPFTFSGLTWTSGVLRAEGLIDGQVVAQHQVRTPGTARSLSPAFDTTDVPANGSELVFVYVSILDANGTLVPTASNTTVTLSVSGPAELVSPASVRAEAGIATGLIRVLETPGLIIVTASASGLTSGSASFTSRAD